A single genomic interval of Agromyces cerinus harbors:
- the ygfZ gene encoding CAF17-like 4Fe-4S cluster assembly/insertion protein YgfZ encodes MMESPFLALPGAVAAAPGGVDTGVAGHYGNPIVEQRHLERGDAIVDLSNRGVVTVTGPDRLSWLHSMASQALARLQPGEGTEALLLDASGRVEHAAHVIDDGETTWLIVEGDEAAGIAAFLDRMRFMLRVEVADASGDVAVLGAMSTSALDAATPAFAPAGVALDWVDPWAHPRPGGHQYAHDAGHPASDWHWIERIVPRTALAEAAAAVRAGSVDAAGSLAAEALRVAAWRPRLATEVDDRTIPHELDWLRSAVDLGKGCYKGQETVAKVLNLGRPPRRLVLLHLDGSDTVLPAPGDEVVGEKVRPEPAAGEAPERKVVGRITTAVMHHELGPVSLAVVKRAVPADLPLIVLSHGTEIAAAQVEIVPADAGAAVEVPRLPRLGVHKG; translated from the coding sequence ATGATGGAATCCCCGTTCCTCGCACTCCCCGGAGCCGTCGCGGCTGCGCCCGGGGGCGTCGACACCGGCGTCGCCGGTCACTACGGCAACCCCATCGTCGAGCAGCGTCACCTCGAGCGCGGCGACGCGATCGTCGACCTCTCGAACCGCGGCGTCGTGACCGTCACCGGCCCCGACCGACTGTCGTGGCTGCACTCCATGGCCAGCCAGGCGCTCGCGCGCCTGCAGCCCGGAGAGGGCACCGAAGCGCTGCTGCTCGACGCGTCGGGCAGGGTCGAGCACGCCGCGCACGTGATCGACGACGGCGAGACGACCTGGCTCATCGTCGAGGGCGACGAGGCCGCGGGCATCGCCGCATTCCTCGATCGCATGCGCTTCATGCTGCGCGTCGAGGTCGCCGACGCGAGCGGCGACGTCGCCGTGCTCGGCGCCATGTCGACGTCGGCGCTCGACGCCGCGACTCCGGCTTTCGCCCCTGCAGGCGTCGCACTCGACTGGGTCGACCCGTGGGCGCACCCTCGCCCCGGCGGCCACCAGTACGCCCACGACGCCGGCCACCCGGCATCCGACTGGCACTGGATCGAACGCATCGTGCCGCGCACCGCGCTCGCCGAAGCGGCCGCCGCCGTGCGGGCGGGGTCCGTCGACGCGGCGGGCTCCCTTGCGGCCGAGGCGCTCCGGGTCGCCGCGTGGCGCCCGCGACTCGCGACCGAGGTCGACGACCGCACCATCCCGCACGAGCTCGACTGGCTGCGCAGCGCGGTCGATCTCGGCAAGGGCTGCTACAAGGGCCAGGAGACGGTCGCCAAGGTGCTGAACCTCGGCCGGCCCCCGCGCAGGCTCGTGCTGCTGCACCTCGACGGCAGCGACACCGTGCTGCCGGCGCCGGGCGACGAGGTCGTCGGCGAGAAGGTGCGCCCCGAACCTGCAGCGGGCGAAGCACCCGAGCGCAAGGTCGTCGGCCGCATCACCACCGCGGTGATGCACCACGAGCTCGGCCCGGTCTCGCTCGCGGTCGTGAAGCGTGCGGTGCCTGCCGACCTGCCGCTCATCGTGCTGAGCCACGGCACCGAGATCGCGGCCGCACAGGTCGAGATCGTGCCGGCCGATGCGGGCGCGGCCGTCGAGGTGCCGCGGCTCCCTCGTCTCGGCGTGCACAAGGGGTAA
- the pstB gene encoding phosphate ABC transporter ATP-binding protein PstB, protein MSKRIEVRDLNVYYSKFLAVEGVNLAIEPRSVTAFIGPSGCGKSTFLRTLNRMHEVIPGARVEGEVLIDGNNLYDPDVDPVLVRRQVGMVFQRPNPFPTMSIKENVLAGVKLNNKRISKPDAEELVEKSLRGANLWNEVKDRLDRPGSGLSGGQQQRLCIARAIAVSPEVILMDEPCSALDPISTLAIEDLIEDLKQQYTIVIVTHNMQQASRVSDKTAFFNIAGTGKPGNLIEYDDTTTIFSNPSVQATEDYVSGRFG, encoded by the coding sequence GTGTCCAAGCGCATCGAGGTCCGTGACCTCAACGTCTACTACTCGAAGTTCCTCGCCGTCGAGGGCGTCAACCTCGCGATCGAGCCCCGCAGCGTCACCGCCTTCATCGGCCCCTCGGGCTGCGGCAAGTCGACCTTCCTCCGCACGTTGAACCGCATGCACGAGGTCATCCCCGGCGCCCGCGTCGAGGGCGAGGTGCTCATCGACGGCAACAACCTCTACGACCCCGACGTCGACCCGGTGCTCGTGCGCCGTCAGGTGGGCATGGTCTTCCAGCGACCCAACCCGTTCCCGACGATGTCGATCAAGGAGAACGTGCTCGCGGGCGTGAAGCTCAACAACAAGCGCATCTCGAAGCCCGACGCCGAGGAGCTGGTCGAGAAGTCGCTGCGCGGCGCCAACCTGTGGAACGAGGTCAAGGACCGCCTCGACCGCCCCGGATCCGGCCTCTCGGGCGGCCAGCAGCAGCGTCTCTGCATCGCCCGCGCGATCGCCGTCTCCCCCGAGGTCATCCTCATGGACGAGCCGTGCTCGGCGCTCGACCCCATCTCGACCCTCGCGATCGAGGACCTCATCGAAGACCTGAAGCAGCAGTACACGATCGTGATCGTGACGCACAACATGCAGCAGGCCTCGCGCGTCAGCGACAAGACCGCGTTCTTCAACATCGCGGGCACGGGCAAGCCCGGCAACCTCATCGAGTACGACGACACCACGACGATCTTCTCGAACCCGTCGGTGCAGGCGACCGAGGACTACGTCTCGGGTCGCTTCGGCTGA
- a CDS encoding RNA degradosome polyphosphate kinase produces MTADSILDDRTSSDFDDDFEPFDLEGAPELESERYLDRELSWLAFNQRVLELAEDPRVPVLERANFLAIFASNLDEFFMVRVAGLKRRIVTGLAVPTNVGRSPLDVLSDISAKAHELQERHAAAYQQLVKPTLAESGIRIITWGELGDVEHEHLRDYFSKQIFPVLMPLAVDPAHPFPYISGLSLNLSVRVRNSRTGRQEFARVKVPQMLPRFVRVDPGESIEDARYITLEDLIANHLGDLFPGMEIVEHHVFRVTRNEDVEIEEDETENLIKALEKELLRRRFGPPIRLEITDDMDEVTLGLLVRELDVTEQEVFRLPAPLDLGGLFDLSRLDRPELHYPTHVPTTALQLQPSDSNLRADVFTAISRQDVLLHHPYESFATSVQAFLEQAAADPDVLAIKQTLYRTSGDSPIVEALIDAAESGKQVLALVEIKARFDEQANISWARKLEKAGVHVVYGLVGLKTHCKLALVIRQEKGGLRHYSHIGTGNYNPKTSRIYEDLGLLTADDQVGKDLTRLFNELSGYAIEKKFKRLLVAPLHLRKGLLKLIAGEIANAEAGRPAGIRIKMNSIVDEAIIDALYRASNAGVPVEVWVRGICSLRPGIPGLSEHITVRSILGRYLEHSRIFSFLNDGDPQVYIGSADMMHRNLDRRVEALVRLADPSHLTEIDALFDLAMAETTSSWWLDGSGEWIRHATDEAGHPLDDMQNRLMQQIGQRTRSGQRPRSGSRR; encoded by the coding sequence ATGACCGCCGACAGCATCCTCGACGACCGCACGTCGAGCGACTTCGACGACGACTTCGAGCCGTTCGACCTCGAAGGCGCACCCGAACTCGAATCCGAACGCTATCTCGACCGCGAACTCAGCTGGCTCGCGTTCAACCAGCGCGTACTCGAGCTGGCCGAAGACCCTCGCGTGCCCGTGCTCGAACGGGCGAACTTCCTCGCGATCTTCGCGTCGAACCTCGACGAGTTCTTCATGGTGCGTGTCGCCGGGCTGAAGCGGCGCATCGTCACGGGCCTCGCCGTGCCCACGAACGTCGGCCGCTCGCCGCTCGACGTGCTGAGCGACATCTCGGCGAAGGCGCACGAACTGCAGGAGCGGCACGCAGCCGCGTACCAGCAGCTCGTCAAGCCCACGCTCGCCGAGTCCGGCATCCGCATCATCACCTGGGGCGAGCTCGGCGACGTCGAGCACGAGCACCTGCGCGACTACTTCTCGAAGCAGATCTTCCCCGTGCTGATGCCGCTCGCGGTCGACCCCGCCCATCCGTTCCCCTACATCTCGGGTCTGTCGCTGAACCTCTCGGTGCGTGTGCGAAACAGCCGCACCGGCCGACAGGAGTTCGCGCGCGTCAAGGTGCCGCAGATGCTGCCGCGGTTCGTGCGCGTCGACCCAGGCGAGTCCATCGAGGACGCCAGGTACATCACGCTCGAAGACCTCATCGCCAACCACCTCGGCGACCTCTTCCCCGGCATGGAGATCGTGGAGCACCACGTGTTCCGCGTCACGCGCAACGAAGACGTCGAGATCGAGGAGGACGAGACCGAGAACCTGATCAAGGCGCTCGAGAAGGAGCTGCTGCGCCGCAGGTTCGGCCCGCCCATCCGCCTCGAGATCACCGACGACATGGACGAGGTGACGCTCGGCCTGCTCGTGCGCGAGCTCGACGTCACCGAGCAGGAGGTCTTCCGCCTGCCTGCGCCGCTCGACCTCGGCGGCCTGTTCGACCTCTCGCGGCTCGACCGCCCCGAACTGCACTACCCGACGCACGTGCCGACGACCGCGCTGCAACTGCAGCCGAGCGACTCGAACCTCCGGGCCGACGTGTTCACGGCGATCTCGCGTCAAGACGTGCTGCTTCACCACCCCTACGAGTCCTTCGCCACGAGCGTGCAGGCCTTCCTCGAGCAGGCCGCTGCCGACCCCGACGTGCTCGCGATCAAGCAGACCCTCTACCGCACCTCGGGCGACAGCCCCATCGTCGAGGCGCTCATCGACGCGGCCGAATCGGGCAAGCAGGTGCTCGCCCTCGTCGAGATCAAGGCGCGCTTCGACGAGCAGGCCAACATCTCATGGGCGCGCAAGCTCGAGAAGGCCGGTGTGCACGTCGTCTACGGCCTCGTCGGGCTGAAGACGCACTGCAAGCTCGCCCTCGTGATCCGTCAGGAGAAGGGAGGCCTGCGTCACTACAGCCACATCGGCACGGGCAACTACAACCCGAAGACGAGCCGCATCTACGAGGACCTCGGCCTGCTCACCGCCGACGACCAGGTCGGCAAAGACCTGACCCGGCTCTTCAACGAGCTCTCGGGCTACGCCATCGAGAAGAAGTTCAAGCGACTGCTCGTGGCCCCGCTCCACCTGCGCAAGGGCCTCCTGAAGCTCATCGCGGGCGAGATCGCCAATGCCGAGGCAGGCCGCCCGGCCGGCATCCGCATCAAGATGAACTCCATCGTCGACGAGGCGATCATCGACGCGCTCTACCGGGCGTCCAACGCGGGCGTGCCGGTCGAGGTGTGGGTGCGCGGCATCTGCAGCCTCCGCCCCGGCATCCCCGGCCTCAGCGAGCACATCACGGTTCGGTCGATCCTGGGCCGCTACCTCGAGCACTCGCGCATCTTCTCGTTCTTGAACGACGGCGACCCGCAGGTCTACATCGGCTCGGCCGACATGATGCACCGCAACCTCGACCGTCGGGTCGAGGCGCTCGTGCGCCTCGCCGATCCGAGCCACCTGACCGAGATCGACGCACTCTTCGACCTCGCGATGGCCGAGACCACGAGCTCATGGTGGCTCGACGGCTCGGGCGAATGGATCCGCCACGCGACCGACGAGGCGGGGCATCCGCTCGACGACATGCAGAATAGGCTCATGCAGCAGATCGGCCAGCGCACCCGCTCAGGGCAGCGCCCACGATCGGGTTCCAGGCGTTGA
- a CDS encoding FABP family protein, whose product MIELPVDLPAELVPLSWLLGVWEGSGVIDYKAGEESVTHEFGQRVSFSHDGLPHLNYTSYTWLFPVEEGGEPTPLVTETGYWRLARELGEGDQGPAMLPARGEPRFADADSVESLRNADGGFDVEVSLVHPGGVSELYLGQVKGPRIDLATDAVMRGSGAKDYSAATRLYGLVDGHLLWAWDIAALGQDLRTHASARLAKVD is encoded by the coding sequence ATGATCGAGCTGCCCGTCGATCTCCCGGCAGAGCTCGTGCCGCTCTCCTGGCTCCTCGGCGTCTGGGAGGGATCGGGCGTCATCGACTACAAGGCCGGCGAGGAGTCGGTCACGCACGAGTTCGGTCAGCGCGTCAGCTTCAGCCACGACGGACTGCCGCACCTGAACTACACGTCGTACACCTGGCTGTTCCCGGTAGAAGAAGGCGGCGAGCCGACTCCGCTCGTCACCGAGACCGGCTACTGGCGCCTCGCCCGAGAACTGGGCGAGGGCGACCAGGGTCCGGCGATGCTGCCGGCGCGCGGCGAGCCTCGATTCGCCGACGCCGACTCGGTCGAGTCGCTCCGCAACGCCGACGGCGGGTTCGACGTCGAGGTGTCGCTCGTGCACCCCGGCGGAGTCAGCGAGCTCTACCTCGGCCAGGTCAAGGGGCCGCGCATCGACCTCGCGACCGACGCCGTCATGCGGGGCAGCGGCGCGAAGGACTACTCCGCGGCGACCCGCCTCTACGGTCTCGTCGACGGCCACCTGCTCTGGGCGTGGGACATCGCCGCGCTCGGCCAAGACCTGCGCACCCACGCGTCGGCCAGACTCGCGAAGGTCGACTGA
- the pstA gene encoding phosphate ABC transporter permease PstA has translation MTIQTTQAPETGVAIANSLTAGRLPKSAPWTILVAAVAVSAAVFGVVSFGSGSGYNWGGALFIGALLYIPAIWLFSTLVEGRRRAMDRLVTALVTGAFLLAMIPLVSLGITVVSLGAARFDADFFSMSMRNVTGEGGGIVHAIVGTLLMTGAAAVISIPIGLMTSIYLVEYGRGRLARGVTFLVDVMTGIPSIVAGLFAYSLFAIFLGPGTRTGIAGAVALSLLMIPVVVRSSEEMLRLVPNELREAAFALGVPKWLTIVKVVLPTSIAGITTGVMLSIARVIGETAPLLIAAGFTASVNYNLFDGRMQSLPVFVYTQYANQGNPPQAYLDRAWAAALTLILIVMALNLIARLVARFFAPKFGR, from the coding sequence ATGACCATCCAGACCACTCAGGCTCCCGAGACCGGCGTCGCCATCGCCAACTCGCTGACCGCCGGACGACTCCCGAAGTCGGCGCCGTGGACGATCCTCGTCGCCGCCGTCGCCGTCTCCGCCGCGGTGTTCGGCGTCGTCTCCTTCGGTTCCGGCTCCGGCTACAACTGGGGCGGGGCGCTCTTCATCGGCGCACTCCTCTACATCCCGGCCATCTGGCTGTTCTCGACGCTCGTCGAGGGTCGCCGCCGGGCGATGGACCGACTCGTCACCGCGCTCGTGACGGGCGCCTTCCTGCTCGCGATGATCCCGCTCGTCTCGCTCGGCATCACGGTCGTGAGCCTCGGTGCCGCCCGCTTCGACGCCGACTTCTTCTCGATGTCGATGCGCAACGTCACGGGCGAGGGCGGCGGCATCGTGCACGCGATCGTCGGCACCCTGCTCATGACGGGCGCGGCCGCGGTGATCTCGATCCCGATCGGCCTCATGACCTCGATCTACCTCGTCGAGTACGGACGTGGCAGGCTCGCCCGCGGCGTCACCTTCCTCGTCGACGTCATGACGGGCATCCCGTCGATCGTCGCCGGCCTCTTCGCCTACTCGCTGTTCGCGATCTTCCTGGGCCCCGGCACCCGCACCGGCATCGCCGGCGCCGTCGCGCTCTCGCTCCTCATGATCCCCGTGGTCGTGCGCTCGAGTGAGGAGATGCTCCGCCTCGTGCCGAACGAACTCCGCGAGGCCGCCTTCGCGCTCGGCGTTCCGAAGTGGCTGACGATCGTCAAGGTCGTGCTGCCCACCTCGATCGCCGGCATCACGACGGGCGTCATGCTCTCGATCGCCCGCGTCATCGGCGAAACGGCGCCGCTCCTCATCGCTGCCGGGTTCACCGCCAGCGTGAACTACAACCTCTTCGACGGCCGCATGCAGTCGCTGCCCGTGTTCGTGTACACGCAGTACGCGAACCAGGGCAACCCGCCGCAGGCCTACCTCGACCGCGCGTGGGCCGCCGCCCTCACCCTCATCCTCATCGTCATGGCGCTGAACCTCATCGCGAGGCTCGTCGCCCGATTCTTCGCGCCGAAGTTCGGCCGCTGA
- a CDS encoding NUDIX hydrolase, producing MTTAIYAAGAVCWRLIDGKVHVLVIHRTVYGDVTIPKGKVDPGESLPQTAVREIEEETGLSVALGAPLGVSRYPLPSGREKIVHYWAAEVSDRAVQRSTFKPNAEVAALEWVTIKRARTYLSYEPDVEILDAFATLVDQGVTSTFALAVVRHGKAVGRSSWPGDDATRPLTERGVEQAAGLVATLGAWAPKRIVSSPAVRCVTTVTPLAAAAGLEIKRDAGISQDAWEAGEDEVRRVVGKRVRAGRSAIICSHGPVLPEIMREVALATGTPLGSYVTDAAGLETGAFSVVHLSATSPGSGIIAIETHAPRA from the coding sequence TTGACGACGGCGATCTACGCCGCGGGGGCCGTCTGCTGGCGCCTCATCGACGGCAAGGTGCACGTGCTGGTGATCCACCGCACCGTCTACGGCGACGTCACGATCCCCAAGGGCAAGGTCGACCCGGGCGAATCCCTGCCGCAGACCGCCGTACGCGAGATCGAGGAGGAGACCGGGCTGTCCGTCGCGCTCGGCGCGCCGCTCGGCGTCTCCCGCTATCCGCTGCCGAGCGGACGCGAGAAGATCGTGCACTACTGGGCCGCCGAGGTGAGCGATCGGGCCGTGCAGCGCTCGACCTTCAAACCCAACGCCGAGGTGGCCGCGCTCGAGTGGGTCACCATCAAGCGTGCGCGCACCTACTTGAGCTACGAGCCCGACGTCGAGATCCTCGACGCCTTCGCGACGCTCGTCGACCAAGGGGTCACCTCGACCTTCGCGCTCGCCGTCGTGCGTCATGGCAAGGCCGTCGGCCGCTCGTCGTGGCCCGGTGACGACGCGACACGGCCGCTCACCGAGCGGGGTGTCGAGCAGGCTGCGGGCCTCGTCGCGACGCTCGGCGCATGGGCGCCGAAGCGCATCGTGTCGAGTCCGGCAGTGCGCTGCGTGACGACGGTCACCCCGCTCGCCGCGGCTGCGGGCCTCGAGATCAAGCGCGACGCCGGCATCAGCCAAGACGCCTGGGAGGCCGGCGAAGACGAGGTCCGTCGCGTCGTCGGCAAGCGGGTGCGCGCCGGCAGGAGCGCGATCATCTGCAGCCACGGCCCGGTGCTGCCCGAGATCATGCGCGAGGTGGCCCTCGCCACCGGCACGCCGCTCGGCTCCTACGTGACGGATGCCGCGGGCCTCGAGACCGGTGCGTTCAGTGTCGTGCACCTCTCGGCCACGAGCCCGGGGTCAGGCATCATCGCGATCGAGACGCACGCACCCCGCGCCTGA
- a CDS encoding phosphoglyceromutase, which produces MPHTLVLLRHGNSEWNQKNLFTGWVDVRLSELGTAEAARAGELLAESGLLPDVLHTSVLTRAIQTANIALDVADRAWIDVRRSWRLNERHYGALQGLDKAETLEKYGPEQFQLWRRSFDVPPPVLADDAEYSQVGDPRYANLADDELPRTECLKDVIARMLPYWQSDIVPDLAAGKTVLVTAHGNSLRALVKHLDGISDDEIAELNIPTGIPLVYRLGDDFMPLGPGEYLDPEAAAAGAAAVAAQGKK; this is translated from the coding sequence ATGCCTCACACCCTCGTGCTGCTTCGCCACGGCAACAGCGAATGGAACCAGAAGAACCTGTTCACCGGTTGGGTCGACGTGCGGCTCAGCGAACTCGGCACCGCCGAGGCGGCCCGCGCCGGCGAGCTGCTCGCCGAATCGGGCCTCCTTCCCGATGTGCTGCACACCTCGGTGCTCACGCGCGCGATCCAGACGGCGAACATCGCCCTCGACGTCGCCGACCGTGCGTGGATCGACGTGCGCCGTTCCTGGCGTCTCAACGAGCGCCACTACGGTGCGCTGCAGGGCCTCGACAAGGCCGAGACGCTCGAGAAGTACGGGCCCGAGCAGTTCCAGCTCTGGCGTCGCTCGTTCGACGTGCCGCCGCCCGTGCTGGCCGACGACGCCGAGTACTCGCAGGTCGGCGACCCGCGCTACGCGAACCTGGCCGACGACGAACTGCCGCGCACCGAGTGCCTGAAAGACGTCATCGCGCGCATGCTTCCGTACTGGCAGTCCGACATCGTGCCCGACCTCGCGGCAGGCAAGACGGTGCTCGTGACCGCCCACGGCAACTCGCTGCGCGCCCTCGTGAAGCACCTCGACGGCATCAGCGACGACGAGATCGCCGAGCTCAACATCCCGACCGGCATCCCGCTCGTGTATCGCCTCGGCGATGACTTCATGCCGCTCGGCCCGGGCGAGTACCTCGACCCCGAGGCTGCTGCGGCCGGCGCGGCCGCCGTGGCCGCGCAGGGCAAGAAGTAG
- a CDS encoding winged helix-turn-helix transcriptional regulator, whose amino-acid sequence MAQLLILSPAANDDVLPALSLLTHRTRVIPASPEQLVRAPESDLVFLDARTNLAGAKALSQILRTTGLSVPLLLIVTEGGLTAVTPDWGIDDVVLEHAGPAELDARIRLAIGRSQSSQPSERIQTSGVVIDEASYSAKVHGRTLDLTYKEFELLRFLAAHPSRVFTREQLLSEVWGYDYFGGTRTVDVHVRRLRAKLGDLDSLIGTVRNVGYRFNVHEDDEDAPVTAR is encoded by the coding sequence GTGGCGCAGCTGCTGATCTTGTCGCCGGCAGCAAACGATGACGTTCTTCCGGCTCTGTCACTCCTGACTCACCGAACCCGGGTCATTCCCGCTTCGCCTGAGCAGCTGGTCAGAGCGCCGGAATCAGATCTCGTCTTCCTCGATGCCCGCACCAATCTGGCCGGCGCGAAGGCGCTCTCGCAGATTCTCCGCACGACCGGCCTCTCGGTGCCGCTCCTGCTCATCGTCACCGAAGGCGGGCTCACCGCCGTCACGCCCGACTGGGGCATCGATGATGTCGTGCTCGAACACGCCGGGCCGGCCGAGCTCGACGCACGCATCCGACTCGCGATCGGGCGCTCGCAGTCGTCGCAGCCGAGCGAGCGCATCCAGACATCCGGCGTCGTGATCGACGAGGCGAGCTACTCCGCGAAGGTGCACGGTCGCACGCTCGACCTCACCTACAAGGAGTTCGAGCTGCTCCGCTTCCTCGCCGCCCATCCCTCGCGCGTCTTCACCCGCGAACAGCTGCTCAGCGAGGTCTGGGGCTACGACTACTTCGGCGGCACCCGCACTGTCGACGTGCACGTGCGACGGCTTCGGGCCAAGCTCGGCGACCTCGACAGCCTGATCGGCACGGTGCGCAACGTCGGCTACCGCTTCAACGTGCATGAAGACGACGAGGACGCCCCCGTCACCGCACGTTGA
- a CDS encoding phosphate ABC transporter substrate-binding protein PstS yields MNLKRLGVPAVIAVTAAIALSSCATNEGGAAPSESASTLSGNLVGAGASSQDAAQQSWIAGFQTANPDVTVDYDPSGSGAGRETFLEGASDFAGSDRAFKDEELAAGGFKKCAADSTIVELPLYISPIAVIFNVEGVDTLDLDAATVAGIFAGTITKWNDPAIAATNPDATLPDLAITPVHRSDDSGTTENFTEYLGAAAADVWTWEADGVWPLEGGEAAQGTSGLVDAVSNGNGTIGYADASRAGDLGTVSIKVGDEFVPYSPEAAAAIVDHSPFAEGRAEGDLAIEIDRTSEEAGVYPIVLVSYLIACGQYEDPANVDLVKGYLSYIASPEGQDTAAADAGSAPISDSLREKITAAIDSIQ; encoded by the coding sequence GTGAACCTCAAGCGTCTCGGCGTGCCCGCCGTCATCGCCGTCACTGCGGCGATCGCGCTCAGCTCCTGTGCCACGAACGAAGGCGGCGCAGCTCCGTCGGAGTCGGCATCGACGCTCTCGGGCAACCTCGTCGGCGCGGGCGCGTCCTCGCAGGATGCGGCCCAGCAGTCGTGGATCGCCGGTTTCCAGACCGCGAACCCCGACGTCACCGTCGACTACGACCCCTCCGGATCGGGTGCAGGTCGCGAGACCTTCCTCGAAGGCGCCAGCGACTTCGCCGGCTCCGACCGTGCGTTCAAGGACGAGGAGCTCGCCGCGGGCGGCTTCAAGAAGTGCGCCGCCGACTCGACCATCGTCGAGCTGCCGCTCTACATCTCGCCGATCGCGGTCATCTTCAACGTCGAGGGCGTCGACACGCTCGACCTCGACGCAGCAACCGTCGCCGGCATCTTCGCCGGCACGATCACGAAGTGGAACGACCCGGCGATCGCCGCGACGAACCCCGACGCGACGCTGCCCGACCTCGCCATCACGCCCGTGCACCGCTCGGACGACTCGGGCACCACCGAGAACTTCACCGAGTACCTCGGCGCAGCAGCGGCTGACGTGTGGACCTGGGAAGCCGACGGCGTGTGGCCGCTCGAAGGCGGCGAAGCCGCACAGGGCACCTCCGGTCTCGTCGACGCCGTGAGCAACGGCAACGGCACCATCGGCTACGCCGACGCCTCGCGCGCCGGCGACCTCGGCACCGTCTCGATCAAGGTCGGCGACGAGTTCGTGCCGTACTCCCCCGAGGCTGCTGCCGCGATCGTCGACCACTCGCCGTTCGCCGAAGGCCGTGCCGAGGGCGACCTCGCCATCGAGATCGACCGCACCTCGGAAGAGGCCGGCGTCTACCCGATCGTGCTCGTGAGCTACCTCATCGCGTGCGGCCAGTACGAGGACCCGGCGAACGTCGACCTCGTCAAGGGCTACCTCTCGTACATCGCGAGCCCCGAGGGCCAGGACACCGCAGCGGCTGACGCCGGTTCGGCTCCGATCTCGGACTCGCTCCGCGAGAAGATCACTGCTGCGATCGACTCGATCCAGTAG
- the pstC gene encoding phosphate ABC transporter permease subunit PstC: MTSAPAPIKTKLRIGDLVFSRSAVFAGSMILVTLAAVAIFLIVQSIPAVVATTEDASILKTNFWDYVGPLVFGTVWAAALALLVALPISIGIALFISHYAPRRLASVLGYVVDLLAAVPSVVFGLWGIGVFAPALVDAYAWLNEYLGWIPLFSGTPSATGRTILTAALVLAVMVLPIMTAICREVFLQTPVLHEEAALALGATRWEMIRTAVLPFGRSGIISASVLGLGRALGETMAVAMVLSASPVITFQLLTSVNPNTIAANIALSFPEAYGLNVNVLIATGLILFVVTFAVNAFARWIVSRRKEFSGAN; the protein is encoded by the coding sequence ATGACGTCCGCACCGGCCCCGATCAAGACGAAGCTCCGCATCGGCGACCTCGTCTTCTCCCGCTCGGCGGTGTTCGCGGGATCGATGATCCTCGTCACCCTGGCAGCGGTGGCCATCTTCCTCATCGTGCAGAGCATCCCCGCGGTGGTGGCCACGACCGAAGACGCCTCCATCCTCAAGACGAACTTCTGGGACTACGTCGGTCCGCTCGTCTTCGGCACGGTCTGGGCGGCCGCCCTCGCGCTCCTCGTCGCCCTGCCGATCTCCATCGGCATCGCGCTCTTCATCTCGCACTACGCTCCGCGCCGGCTCGCCTCGGTGCTCGGCTACGTCGTCGACCTCCTCGCAGCGGTGCCATCGGTCGTCTTCGGCCTGTGGGGCATCGGCGTCTTCGCTCCGGCCCTCGTCGACGCCTACGCCTGGCTGAATGAGTACCTCGGCTGGATCCCCCTCTTCAGCGGCACCCCCTCGGCCACGGGCCGCACGATCCTGACAGCGGCCCTCGTGCTCGCCGTCATGGTGCTGCCGATCATGACCGCGATCTGCCGCGAGGTGTTCCTGCAGACGCCCGTGCTGCACGAGGAGGCCGCCCTCGCCCTCGGCGCCACGCGCTGGGAGATGATCCGCACGGCCGTGCTGCCCTTCGGCCGCTCCGGCATCATCTCCGCCTCGGTGCTCGGCCTCGGCCGTGCGCTCGGCGAGACGATGGCCGTCGCGATGGTGCTCTCCGCCTCGCCGGTGATCACGTTCCAGCTGCTGACCTCGGTCAACCCGAACACGATCGCGGCGAACATCGCGCTCAGCTTCCCCGAGGCGTACGGACTGAACGTCAACGTCCTGATCGCCACCGGCCTCATCCTCTTCGTCGTGACCTTCGCGGTCAACGCCTTCGCGCGCTGGATCGTCAGCCGCCGCAAGGAATTCTCGGGAGCCAACTGA